The Streptomyces laurentii genome contains a region encoding:
- a CDS encoding methylmalonyl-CoA epimerase (Glyoxalase/Bleomycin resistance protein/Dioxygenase superfamily; pfam00903;~Methylmalonyl-CoA epimerase (MMCE); cd07249;~Methylmalonyl-CoA epimerase; Ethylmalonyl-CoA epimerase [Streptomyces venezuelae ATCC10712];~dimer interface [polypeptide binding];~identified by MetaGeneAnnotator; putative;~metal binding site [ion binding];~substrate binding site [chemical binding]), with the protein MLTRIDHIGIACFDLDKTVEFYRATYGFEVFHSEINEEQGVREAMLKINETSDGGASYLQLLEPTREDSAVGKWLAKNGEGVHHIAFGTADVDGDAAAIRDKGVRVLYDEPRVGSMGSRITFLHPKDCHGVLTELVTSATPSSGPSADHSSAEH; encoded by the coding sequence ATGCTGACGCGAATCGACCACATCGGGATCGCCTGTTTCGACCTGGACAAGACCGTCGAGTTCTACCGGGCGACCTACGGCTTCGAGGTCTTCCACTCGGAGATCAACGAGGAGCAGGGCGTCCGGGAGGCCATGCTCAAGATCAACGAGACCTCGGACGGCGGAGCCTCGTACCTCCAGCTCCTGGAGCCCACCCGCGAGGACTCGGCGGTGGGCAAGTGGCTGGCGAAGAACGGCGAGGGCGTGCACCACATCGCCTTCGGCACCGCGGACGTCGACGGCGACGCCGCGGCCATCCGGGACAAGGGGGTCCGGGTGCTCTACGACGAGCCCCGCGTCGGCTCCATGGGATCCCGCATCACCTTCCTCCACCCCAAGGACTGCCACGGCGTCCTGACCGAGCTCGTCACCTCCGCGACGCCCTCTTCCGGCCCTTCCGCTGACCACTCCTCAGCGGAGCACTGA
- a CDS encoding acetyl-CoA acetyltransferase (Catalyzes the synthesis of acetoacetyl coenzyme A from two molecules of acetyl coenzyme A. It can also act as a thiolase, catalyzing the reverse reaction and generating two-carbon units from the four-carbon product of fatty acid oxidation; in Rhizobia and Ralstonia is involved in PHB biosynthesis;~Thiolase are ubiquitous enzymes that catalyze the reversible thiolytic cleavage of 3-ketoacyl-CoA into acyl-CoA and acetyl-CoA, a 2-step reaction involving a covalent intermediate formed with a catalytic cysteine. They are foundin prokaryotes and...; cd00751;~acetyl-CoA acetyltransferase [Mycobacterium smegmatis str. MC2155];~dimer interface [polypeptide binding];~identified by MetaGeneAnnotator; putative;~putative acyltransferase; Provisional) codes for MTGTTGTTSVIVAGARTPMGRLLGSLKSFSGADLGGFAIKAALDRAGIGGDQVQYVIMGQVLQAGAGQIPARQAAVKGGIPMSVPALTINKVCLSGLDAIALADQLIRAGEFDIVVAGGQESMTNAPHLLPKSREGYKYGAIEMLDCMAYDGLTDSFEGIAMGESTEKHNTRLGIPRQAQDELAALSHQRAATAQKNGVFEAEITPVEIPQRKGDPVVFAKDEGIRPETTAESLGKLRPAFTKDGTITAGTSSQISDGAAAVVVMSKAKAEELGLEWIAEIGAHGNVAGPDNSLQSQPSNAILHALKKEGKEVADLDLIEINEAFAAVSYQSMKDLGITPEKVNVNGGAIALGHPIGMSGARLVLHLALELKRRGGGTGAAALCGGGGQGDALIVRVPGKK; via the coding sequence ATGACTGGAACGACCGGTACCACCTCTGTGATCGTCGCGGGCGCCCGGACGCCCATGGGCCGCCTGCTCGGCTCGCTGAAGTCCTTCTCCGGCGCCGATCTGGGCGGTTTCGCGATCAAGGCCGCCCTGGACCGGGCCGGCATCGGCGGCGACCAGGTGCAGTACGTGATCATGGGCCAGGTGCTCCAGGCGGGCGCCGGCCAGATCCCCGCCCGCCAGGCCGCCGTCAAGGGCGGCATCCCGATGAGCGTCCCGGCGCTCACCATCAACAAGGTGTGTCTGTCCGGCCTCGACGCCATCGCGCTCGCCGACCAGCTCATCCGCGCGGGCGAGTTCGACATCGTGGTCGCGGGCGGCCAGGAGTCGATGACCAACGCCCCGCACCTGCTGCCGAAGTCCCGTGAGGGCTACAAGTACGGCGCGATCGAGATGCTCGACTGCATGGCGTATGACGGTCTCACCGACTCCTTCGAGGGCATCGCCATGGGCGAGTCCACCGAGAAGCACAACACCCGCCTGGGGATTCCGCGCCAGGCGCAGGACGAGCTGGCCGCCCTGTCGCACCAGCGCGCCGCCACCGCCCAGAAGAACGGCGTCTTCGAGGCCGAGATCACCCCGGTCGAGATCCCGCAGCGCAAGGGCGACCCGGTCGTCTTCGCCAAGGACGAGGGCATCCGCCCCGAGACGACCGCCGAGTCGCTCGGCAAGCTCCGCCCGGCCTTCACCAAGGACGGCACGATCACCGCCGGCACGTCCTCGCAGATCTCCGACGGCGCCGCCGCCGTCGTCGTGATGAGCAAGGCCAAGGCCGAGGAGCTGGGCCTGGAGTGGATCGCCGAGATCGGCGCCCACGGCAACGTGGCCGGCCCGGACAACTCGCTCCAGTCGCAGCCGTCGAACGCGATCCTGCACGCCCTGAAGAAGGAGGGCAAGGAGGTCGCCGACCTGGACCTGATCGAGATCAACGAGGCGTTCGCCGCGGTCTCGTACCAGTCCATGAAGGACCTCGGCATCACCCCGGAAAAGGTGAACGTGAACGGTGGCGCCATCGCCCTCGGTCACCCGATCGGGATGTCCGGCGCCCGTCTGGTGCTGCACCTGGCCCTGGAGCTGAAGCGGCGCGGCGGCGGCACGGGCGCGGCGGCCCTGTGCGGCGGCGGCGGCCAGGGCGACGCCCTGATCGTGCGCGTCCCCGGCAAGAAGTAG
- a CDS encoding LAO/AO transport system kinase (LAO/AO transport system kinase [Amycolatopsis mediterranei U32];~Putative periplasmic protein kinase ArgK and related GTPases of G3E family [Aminoacid transport and metabolism]; COG1703;~The function ofthis protein family is unkown. The protein sequences are similarto the ArgK protein in E. coli. ArgK protein isa membrane ATPase which is required for transporting arginine, ornithine and lysine into the cells by the arginine and...; cd03114;~Walker A;~identified by MetaGeneAnnotator; putative), whose protein sequence is MVDVPALVAQAREGRPRAVARLISLVEGASPQLREVMAALAPLTGNAYVVGLTGSPGVGKSTSTSALVSAYRRAGKRVGVLAVDPSSPFSGGALLGDRVRMSEHASDPGVYIRSMATRGHLGGLAWSAPQAIRVLDAAGCDVILVETVGVGQSEVEIASQADTSVVLLAPGMGDGIQAAKAGILEIGDVYVVNKADRDGADATARELNHMLGLGEARAPGDWRPPIVKTVAARGEGVDEVVEALEKHRAWMEERGVLAERRRARAAREVETIAVTALRERIGDLHGDRRLDALAERITAGTLDPYAAADELIASLTGQ, encoded by the coding sequence ATGGTGGACGTCCCCGCACTGGTCGCCCAGGCACGGGAGGGCCGGCCGCGCGCCGTGGCCCGGCTGATCTCACTCGTGGAGGGGGCGTCCCCGCAGCTGCGCGAGGTGATGGCGGCGCTCGCCCCGCTGACCGGCAACGCCTACGTGGTGGGCCTCACCGGCTCGCCCGGCGTCGGCAAGTCGACCTCGACCTCGGCGCTGGTCAGCGCGTACCGGCGGGCGGGCAAGCGGGTCGGCGTCCTCGCCGTCGACCCGTCCTCGCCGTTCAGCGGCGGCGCGCTGCTCGGCGACCGGGTCCGGATGTCGGAGCACGCCTCCGACCCCGGCGTCTACATCCGTTCCATGGCCACCCGCGGCCACCTCGGCGGCCTCGCCTGGTCCGCCCCGCAGGCCATCCGCGTCCTCGACGCGGCCGGCTGCGACGTGATCCTGGTGGAGACGGTCGGCGTCGGCCAGTCGGAGGTGGAGATCGCCTCCCAGGCCGACACCTCCGTGGTGCTGCTCGCGCCCGGCATGGGCGACGGCATCCAGGCCGCGAAGGCGGGCATCCTGGAGATCGGCGACGTGTACGTGGTCAACAAGGCCGACCGGGACGGCGCCGACGCCACCGCCCGCGAGCTCAACCACATGCTGGGCCTCGGCGAGGCGCGCGCCCCGGGCGACTGGCGGCCGCCGATCGTCAAGACGGTCGCGGCGCGCGGCGAGGGCGTCGACGAGGTCGTCGAGGCGCTGGAGAAGCACCGGGCGTGGATGGAGGAGCGCGGGGTGCTCGCGGAGCGCCGCCGGGCCCGGGCGGCCCGCGAGGTCGAGACGATCGCGGTGACGGCGCTGCGCGAGCGGATCGGCGACCTGCACGGCGACCGGCGGCTCGACGCGCTCGCGGAGCGGATCACGGCGGGCACGCTCGACCCGTACGCGGCGGCGGACGAGCTGATCGCGAGCCTGACGGGCCAGTAG
- a CDS encoding transcriptional regulator, marR family (MarR family; pfam12802;~Transcriptional regulator, MarR family [Streptomyces venezuelae ATCC10712];~identified by MetaGeneAnnotator; putative) — METETATPWLTDAEQCAWRTYLDVNRMLTHQLEKDLQPFGLTMNDYEILVNLSESAERRLRMSDLATATLQSKSRLSHQITRMENAGLVHREHCESDRRGLYAVLTDLGMETMRKVAPHHVEAVRKHFIGQLSPEALTALHESLKPVAEELRGRRGKL, encoded by the coding sequence ATGGAGACCGAGACGGCCACCCCCTGGCTCACCGACGCCGAACAGTGCGCCTGGCGCACGTATCTGGACGTCAACAGAATGCTGACGCATCAGCTGGAGAAGGATCTCCAGCCCTTCGGCCTGACGATGAACGACTACGAGATCCTGGTCAATCTCTCGGAGTCGGCGGAACGGCGACTCCGCATGAGCGACCTCGCCACCGCCACCCTTCAGTCCAAGAGCCGGCTCTCCCACCAGATCACCCGGATGGAGAACGCCGGACTGGTCCACCGCGAGCACTGCGAGTCGGACCGGCGCGGACTGTACGCGGTGCTCACCGACCTCGGCATGGAGACCATGCGCAAGGTCGCGCCGCACCACGTCGAGGCCGTGCGCAAGCACTTCATCGGGCAGCTCAGCCCCGAGGCGCTGACCGCCCTCCACGAGTCGCTGAAGCCGGTCGCGGAGGAACTGCGCGGCCGCCGCGGCAAGCTCTGA
- a CDS encoding serine/arginine-related nuclear matrix protein (Mitochondrial biogenesis AIM24; pfam01987;~Ser or Arg-related nuclear matrix protein [Streptomyces venezuelae ATCC10712];~identified by MetaGeneAnnotator; putative): MTGPVVHDPSTLPVDDNVDAYTFCVELKGSPWFLQKGKMIAYYGRIEFNGIGHGRLDRLVRTSFHSPLHASDWVVAEGSGKMLLADRAFDVNSYDLDEGNLTVRSGNLLAYQPSLALKQSIVPGFVTLIGTGKFVAASNGPVVFLEPPLRVDPQALVGWADCPSPCHHYDHGYLTGVMGGVRALTGIGGTSGEEHQFEFVGAGTVLLQSSEQMLAERPTGDPGAGPGVPGSSGNPGGAGAPGSGQGGHGSTPRLPGQLGDLQRRFGL; this comes from the coding sequence GTGACCGGTCCCGTAGTCCACGACCCGAGCACGCTGCCGGTGGACGACAACGTCGACGCGTACACCTTCTGCGTGGAGCTCAAGGGCTCTCCGTGGTTCCTGCAGAAGGGCAAGATGATCGCCTATTACGGGCGGATCGAGTTCAACGGCATCGGCCACGGCCGGCTCGACCGGCTGGTCCGGACGTCCTTCCACTCGCCGCTGCACGCGAGCGACTGGGTGGTGGCCGAGGGCAGCGGGAAGATGCTGCTCGCGGACCGGGCCTTCGACGTGAACTCGTACGACCTGGACGAGGGCAATCTGACCGTCCGGTCCGGCAATCTGCTCGCCTACCAGCCGTCGCTCGCGCTCAAGCAGTCGATCGTGCCGGGGTTCGTGACGCTGATCGGGACGGGGAAGTTCGTGGCGGCGTCGAACGGGCCGGTGGTGTTCCTGGAGCCGCCGCTGCGCGTCGATCCGCAGGCGCTGGTCGGCTGGGCCGACTGCCCCTCCCCGTGCCACCACTACGACCACGGGTATCTGACCGGTGTGATGGGCGGGGTGCGGGCGCTCACGGGCATCGGGGGCACCTCGGGCGAGGAGCACCAGTTCGAGTTCGTCGGGGCGGGGACGGTGCTGCTCCAGTCCTCGGAGCAGATGCTGGCGGAGCGGCCGACCGGCGACCCGGGGGCGGGGCCGGGCGTGCCGGGATCCTCGGGGAATCCGGGCGGCGCCGGGGCGCCGGGTTCCGGCCAGGGCGGGCACGGCTCGACACCGCGTCTTCCCGGCCAGCTCGGAGATCTGCAGCGGCGCTTCGGTCTGTGA